Proteins encoded by one window of Glycine soja cultivar W05 chromosome 15, ASM419377v2, whole genome shotgun sequence:
- the LOC114385839 gene encoding uncharacterized protein LOC114385839, which produces MQRTESHQKSTDAAIGNLEVQVRQLAKQMAERPTGSFGANTEINPKEECKVIFTRRESAEKEKSIEEDVRDEEEEKKEEGEKDKSKENGAEVSTIKTKTKSQLAQKARRDIPPATSKEASYPLVPSNKDKEHYFKRFLDIFQKLEITILFGEVIQQMSLYKKFLKDLLIKKGKYINNETIVVGENCSAIIQKLPPKFKDSGSVTIPCSIRSVSVGKVLNDLGASINLMSLFMCKRIGNLKIEPTRMTL; this is translated from the coding sequence ATGCAGAGGACCGAGTCGCATCAGAAGAGTACTGATGCAGCAATCGGGAATCTGGAGGTACAAGTGAGACAATTAGCCAAACAAATGGCTGAAAGACCCACTGGTAGCTTTGGAGCCAATACTGAGATTAATCCCAAAGAGGAGTGCAAGGTAATTTTCACTAGGAGGGAAAGTGCTGAGAAGGAAAAGAGTATTGAGGAGGATGTGCGtgatgaggaagaagaaaagaaagaagagggagaaaaagataaaagcaaGGAGAATGGTGCTGAGGTCTCAACCATTAAGACCAAGACCAAGAGTCAGTTAGCTCAGAAGGCCAGAAGAGATATACCACCAGCCACGTCAAAGGAGGCATCATACCCTTTGGTGCCATCAAATAAGGACAAGGAACATTACTTCAAGCGGTTCCTTGACATATTCCAAAAGCTGGAGATTACTATCCTTTTTGGAGAGGTCATCCAACAGATGTCGTTGTACAAAAAGTTCTTAAAGGACCTcctcataaaaaagggaaagtaTATCAACAACGAAACCATTGTGGTGGGAGAAAATTGCAGTGCAATAATCCAAAAGCtacctcccaagttcaaagatTCAGGAAGCGTCACCATCCCATGCTCTATTAGGAGTGTATCCGTAGGTAAAGTTCTTAATGACTTAGGAGCAAGTATCAATTTGATGTCGCTTTTTATGTGCAAGAGAATAGGAAACCTGAAGATTGAACCTACAAGGATGACGCTCTAG
- the LOC114385767 gene encoding fasciclin-like arabinogalactan protein 4, with protein MRSPSRYGFGISQITLRLIMLFFLFFARAASGLNLTSLLSSVPELSQFTSLLASATPLAADLSDRSSLSLLAVPNAYLASDDHLSRHHLSPAALADVLRYHVLLQFLSWSDLRALPPSGKLVTTLLQTTGRATDNFGSVNLTRDPQSGVISIRSPAPYSPSNATILSLIKTLPYNVTIFAVNSLLIPYGLDLMASETRPNIVLNITNALVNGHNFNVAASMLAASGVVQEFEADEGGAGITLFVPVDDAFADLPPSVALQSLPADKKAVVLKFHVLHSYYPLGSLESVVNPFQPTLATEAMGAGSFTLNISRVNGSVAINTGIVQASITQTVFDQNPVAIFGVSKVLLPREIFGRNPIVSAKPLDNAPPPDDDALSPENSPGFDGQPSHLSSPPGFREDVRSHAGGSGGSLNFVVLLCCIGLYFVV; from the exons ATGCGTTCTCCATCTCGTTATGGATTCGGGATTTCCCAAATTACCCTCAGACTGATCATgctgttctttttatttttcgcACGCGCGGCATCGGGTCTGAACCTCACCTCCCTGCTCTCCTCCGTGCCGGAGCTCTCCCAATTCACCTCCCTCCTCGCCTCCGCCACTCCCCTCGCCGCGGATCTCTCCGACCGATCCTCCCTCTCCCTCCTCGCCGTCCCCAACGCCTACCTCGCCTCCGACGACCACCTCTCCCGCCACCACCTCTCCCCCGCCGCCCTCGCCGACGTCCTCCGCTACCACGTCCTCCTCCAGTTCCTCTCCTGGTCCGACCTCCGCGCCCTCCCCCCCTCCGGCAAGCTCGTCACCACGCTCCTCCAAACCACCGGCCGCGCCACCGACAACTTCGGCTCCGTCAACCTCACCCGCGACCCCCAATCCGGCGTCATCTCGATCCGCTCCCCCGCCCCCTACTCCCCCTCCAACGCCACCATCCTCTCCCTCATCAAAACCCTACCCTACAACGTCACCATCTTCGCCGTCAATTCCCTCCTCATCCCCTACGGCCTCGACCTCATGGCCTCGGAAACCCGCCCCAACATTGTTCTCAACATCACCAATGCCCTCGTCAACGGCCACAACTTCAACGTCGCCGCCTCCATGCTCGCTGCGTCCGGCGTCGTCCAG GAGTTTGAAGCGGACGAGGGTGGTGCCGGAATAACGCTCTTTGTCCCGGTGGACGACGCATTCGCGGATCTCCCACCCTCGGTTGCTCTCCAGTCTCTGCCTGCGGATAAGAAAGCCGTTGTTCTCAAATTCCACGTGCTACATTCGTATTACCCTCTCGGTTCTCTTGAATCCGTGGTTAACCCTTTCCAACCAACCCTGGCTACTGAGGCCATGGGTGCTGGCAGCTTCACGCTCAACATTTCACGCGTTAACGGCTCCGTCGCAATCAACACCGGCATCGTTCAGGCCTCCATTACGCAGACCGTGTTCGATCAGAATCCCGTCGCAATTTTTGGGGTTTCCAAGGTTCTCTTGCCGAGGGAGATTTTCGGGAGAAATCCGATAGTTTCTGCTAAGCCCCTTGATAATGCTCCTCCACCGGATGATGACGCTTTGTCACCGGAGAATTCACCGGGATTTGATGGACAGCCCTCACACCTATCGTCCCCGCCAGGCTTTCGCGAAGATGTGAGGTCTCATGCTGGTGGTTCTGGTGGTTCCTTGAACTTTGTTGTTCTTCTTTGCTGTATAGGCTTGTATTTTGTGGTATAG
- the LOC114387010 gene encoding general transcriptional corepressor trfA-like — MASSQVEIASSSPFGCVLRDRNHREACSRESSNVKGTHHHATFQRNMKNFVMDLNTCMVVSSDSTTNKNENNSSSSNNNQRKAPKNSHLERLRITPANPFINNNNINNNETSLASLISPRHSRLLDRWATRQGCQMVSNLENEAELLSMDDNDMLPRTSSSSEEEDSSSETQNLGGASSLVQIWEKRLNQSGVSKPNTPRERIGSTSSSINENANAFSSENANALTGEEQCFDGPSGNEESLFPDWESSDHSLSPSGRSERDRVRVADIIKKLTATNPNQSPTPSFADDNEHEGYGSSVTGSPCRERECGNQQQQQQHSEQNQRVNCSLRIRGRRAYNDLLAQMKNDRHGELNNLVERGAVSKFPQRGRIQALLRLKLLQRGTAANDSTRQKSAASEVNNRQPQGSAIMQLRERFSSGAELRTAVLAEVANPKSPQRGTANKTTQLDNSATTDHLSKDTSNNKGHGNANHATESTQKSASQTRIDHNTEEAHPSSDVKVQETRPSSDVKTPHNDSQETTEASSSTIGSNLNEIMADRAETSNQQNAMAKSSNDETLDEEVESYQKYAETSYEETVEEASNHNCGDGMEEEVEEIEQNCYETNYDWISEISRPRSYWEERRQAWYREMLETGSQNEDIRRLLERRTVSSFLSSDFRDRMDRLMESHRGTQTHLVSSQDREEDSHGLMAFLQERLHSTIASQDGRHAREEEEEESRNQNEEEEEEEEEDNADEQEQEHEEESLISGLYHEAGDYSNGSSSWSYRDIEAGYDFDRVVSTSPQPYQSQSFYPESRHSPSTNHHSIEMELIYDLRGHMELLYNEISELRKSIKGCMEMQIELQQSMKQEVQTVKKEEKKSNNRTPKKGNCCICYEMKVDSVLYRCGHMCTCLKCANELQWNSGKCPICRAKIEDVVRVYVDG, encoded by the exons ATGGCATCGTCCCAGGTTGAAATCGCTTCTTCTTCGCCGTTTGGTTGCGTTTTGAGGGACCGCAATCACCGCGAAGCATGCAGCAGGGAAAGCAGCAACGTGAAGGGCACGCATCATCATGCTACGTTCCAAAGAAACATGAAGAACTTTGTGATGGACCTTAACACGTGCATGGTAGTGTCTTCTGATTcgacaacaaataaaaatgaaaacaacagcagcagcagcaacaacaaccagCGGAAGGCTCCAAAAAACAGCCACCTAGAGAGGCTTCGTATCACACCAGCCAACCCCTttattaacaacaacaacatcaacaacaatgaaACCTCGTTGGCCTCGTTGATCAGCCCGAGACACTCGCGGCTTCTCGATCGATGGGCCACGAGACAGGGTTGCCAGATGGTGTCGAATTTGGAGAATGAGGCAGAGTTGTTGTCGATGGACGACAATGACATGCTTCCAAGGACTTCTAGTTCCTCCGAGGAGGAGGACTCATCCTCGGAGACTCAAAACCTGGGTGGTGCCTCTTCTCTTGTTCAGATATGGGAGAAGAGGCTGAACCAATCCGGTGTCTCCAAACCCAATACACCAAGGGAGAGGATTGGttcgacctcttcttccataaaTGAGAATGCTAATGCTTTCTCTTCGGAGAATGCTAATGCTCTCACTGGGGAGGAACAATGCTTTGATGGACCCTCAGGGAACGAAGAATCTTTGTTCCCTGATTGGGAATCTAGTGATCATTCCCTTTCGCCAAGTGGCAGGTCGGAGAGGGACAGGGTCAGGGTTGCTGACATCATAAAGAAACTCACTGCTACAAACCCGAATCAGAGTCCAACACCTTCCTTTGCTGATGACAATGAACATGAAGGGTATGGTAGCAGCGTGACAGGTTCTCCTTGTAGGGAGCGTGAATGTGgtaatcaacaacaacaacaacaacattcgGAGCAGAACCAGAGAGTTAATTGTTCCTTGCGAATTAGAGGGCGCCGGGCATACAATGATTTGCTTGCACAGATGAAGAATGACAGGCATGGGGAGCTTAACAACCTGGTAGAGCGTGGAGCAGTCTCCAAGTTCCCACAAAGAGGTCGCATTCAG GCATTGCTTCGACTTAAATTATTGCAACGTGGCACGGCAGCTAATGATTCGACCCGCCAGAAATCAGCAGCATCTGAAGTAAACAACAGACAGCCACAGGGATCTGCAATTATGCAATTAAG gGAAAGGTTTAGCAGTGGGGCTGAACTTAGAACTGCAGTCCTGGCAGAAGTAGCTAATCCAAAAAGTCCTCAAAGGGGGACAGCAAACAAAACCACACAATTGGATAACTCTGCCACCACTGATCATCTGAGCAAAGACACAAGCAACAATAAAGGTCATGGCAATGCCAATCATGCCACAGAATCCACACAAAAGTCGGCGTCACAGACTAGAATAGATCATAACACAGAAGAAGCTCATCCAAGTTCAGATGTCAAGGTCCAAGAAACACGTCCAAGTTCAGATGTCAAGACTCCACACAATGACTCACAAGAAACTACCGAGGCAAGTTCATCCACGATTGGTTCAAATCTAAATGAGATAATGGCAGATAGGGCAGAGACGAGCAACCAACAGAATGCTATGGCTAAAAGCAGTAATGATGAGACATTGGATGAGGAAGTGGAAAGTTACCAGAAGTATGCCGAAACCAGTTATGAGGAGACAGTAGAAGAGGCAAGTAATCACAACTGTGGTGATGGGATGGAGGAAGAGGTAGAGGAAATTGAACAGAATTGTTATGAAACTAATTATGACTGGATCAGTGAAATTTCTAGGCCTAGGAGCTATTGGGAAGAGCGCAGGCAAGCATGGTATAGAGAGATGCTTGAAACTGGTTCTCAAAATGAAGATATACGAAGGCTTCTTGAAAG AAGAACAGTGTCAAGTTTCCTTTCTAGTGACTTCAGGGATAGAATGGATAGATTGATGGAATCTCATAGAGGAACACAAACACATCTAGTCAGTAGTCAAGACCGTGAGGAAGATAGTCATGGATTGATGGCATTTTTACAAGAACGCTTGCATTCTACAATAGCTTCTCAAGATGGAAGACATGCGAGGgaggaagaagaggaggagagTAGAAATCaaaatgaggaagaggaagaagaagaggaggaggataaTGCAGATGAGCAGGAGCAGgagcatgaggaggagagctTGATAAGTGGTTTGTATCATGAAGCTGGCGATTATTCTAATGGATCCTCATCATGGAGTTACAGGGACATCGAAGCTGGTTATGATTTCGATAGAGTTGTTTCTACATCCCCACAACCTTATCAATCTCAATCTTTCTATCCAGAAAGTCGGCACTCTCCATCCACCAATCATCATTCAATT GAAATGGAACTCATATATGATTTGAGAGGGCATATGGAGCTACTTTATAATGAGATATCTGAGCTAAGGAAATCAATAAAGGGCTGCATGGAAATGCAGATAGAATTACAACAATCCATGAAACAAGAGGTTCAAACAG ttaaaaaagaagaaaagaagtccAATAACAGGACTCCAAAGAAAGGCAACTGCTGCATTTGCTATGAGATGAAAGTTGACTCAGTTTTGTACAG GTGTGGACACATGTGTACATGTCTCAAGTGTGCCAACGAGTTGCAATGGAACAGTGGAAAATGTCCTATATGTCGTGCTAAAATAGAGGATGTTGTTCGCGTATATGTTGACGGTTAG